The stretch of DNA ACTGATGGCTGATAATGACGCCACGATCGAAGACCCTGACGAAGCCGGGGCGTTCGAGGATTGGGTCGAAATTTACAACGCTGGTACCGAGGCGGTTGATCTCGGAGGCATGTACTTGACCGATGACGTCGAAGCGCCGACGCAGTGGCAGTTCCCCGCGGGGTCAACCGTTGCCGCAGGCGGATATCTTCTGATTTGGGCGGATGACGAAAGCGACCAGGGTGATGATCATGCTTCGTTCAAATTGTCGTCGGGCGGCGAGATCGTTGCTCTGTACGATAGCGATGGAACGACGTTAGTCGATTCCTTGGAATTTGGCGAACAAGCCACCGACGTATCCTTCGGGCGTTCCCCAGACGGCAGCGAAACGCTTAGCGTTCTGACTACGGCGACGCCGGGCGCAGCGAACTCTGCTATCGCGGAGTCGAACCTCGCTCCGATTGCTAACGCTGGTGGCCCCTACACCGGAACGAACGCCGAGACAATTTTGCTGAGCGGTTTGTCTTCCTTTGACTCCGACGGTGAAATCGCAACCTACGCGTGGGACTTGGACCACGATGGCCAGTACGACGATGCGGTTGGTGAAACCGTCAACTTTTCGTCGGCGACCGTGGGAACGTTCGTCGTTGGTTTGCAAGTCACCGATGATGATGGCGCGATTAACGTTGACACGGCGGCAATCAAGGTGACGCAAGTTGGTGACGAAGTGTCTCCTTGGGATTCGGTCACCATCGATGATGAAGCTGCGGCCTTCTTTGACGACACCTATGTTCATGAGGTCTACATCACGTTCGACGATGCCGATTGGTACGACACGCTTTACACATCACACGCTACCGACGTTGAAGACCCGTATTTCCTAGCCGACTTTGTCGCTGATGGTGTGGCATTGGATTCGGTTGGAGTGCGTTTCAAGGGGAATTCATCGTTCGAGGGGACAGGCGTCAAGAAGTCAATCAAGATTGATTTCAATGAGTTCGAAGATCTGACCTTCATGGGGCTAAAGAAGTTGAACCTGAACAACAACTTCAACGATCCGACGATGTTGCGCGAGAAGTTGTTCTACGACTATGCGTCAAATTTCGTCGAGGGAGTTAGCAGGGCCGTCCACACCAAGGTCTATATCAACGGTGAGTACTACGGTTTGTACACGGCGGTTGAACAAGTGGACTCGACGTTCACCGAAAGTCGCTTTGGTGAAGATGAAGACGGCAACCTCTACAAGGGAACGGCGTCGGATGACGCGGTCCTTGAAGATCCCAACGCTGACTTCGGATCAGACCTGACTTACTTGGGAACCGATCAATCGGAATACGAAGCATTCTATGAGCTGAAAACGAATGAAGCTGCGAATGACTACTCGGACCTGATCGAGTTCATCGATGTGCTTAACAACACCTCGTCGGGTGAATTGGCGGACGCAATTGAACCGTTGTTGGACGTCGACAACACACTCACTTCGTTGGCGCTGAACAATTTGTTCGCGAACTTAGATTCGTACTCCGGTGCCGCTCATAACTATTACCTCTACGACCGCGACGACACGGGTCAATTCACTCATGTGTTCTGGGATGTGAATGAATCGTTTGGTACGTTTACTCAGTTCGTCGATCGAGGGCAGGTCATTACCGATCTTGATCCTTTTTGGTTGCCGGTCGCAACGACGATGGGACCGCCGGGAACGGCGACGGAAAGTGAATCACGACCGCTGGCCGAAAATTTGTGGGCGGTTGATGAGTACAGTACCGAGTACCTGCGCGACCTTGCTGAAATGTTGCGAGAAGGTTTCGATGTGGAATCGGTCACCGCTCGCATCAACGAACTAGCCGACCTCATTCGCGCCGATGTCACGGCTGACCCAAACAAGCAGTTCACAACGGCGCAGTTTGAGCAAAACTTGACGACCAACGTGACGTCGGGAAATCGAACAATCTATGGTCTCTCGAGCTTCATATCGTCGCGGTCAACGTACCTGTCATCGGTATTGGATAGCTACGCCTCGCAGTCAGACCTGGCGCTGAACGAATTGATGTCAGTTAACGTTCAAACGGTACAGGACGAAGCGGGCGATTTCGATCCGTGGGTGGAAATTTATAACAACGGTCCTGGGACGGTATCGCTCGCCGGTTTGTACCTGACTGACACCACTGCGGAGCTTTCCAAATGGGCGATTCCAACGGACAGTTTGAGCGATGGCGACTATTTAACACTTTGGCTCGATGGAGAAGTCAGCGAAGGTAGCAACCACGCTAACTTCGAACTGGAGACTTCCGGTGGTGAGCTATACCTAACCGACGGTACATCGGTCATCGACACTGTTACCTATGCTGCACTTGAAGGAGATTCGTCGTTTGCACGTGTGCCCGATGGTGTAGGCGAACTCGAAGTAACCAACCGGCCAACCCCCGGTTCCGAGAACGCAGCCAGTGCGGTGTCCGTCGAATCCGTAGTCGTCTACATCAACGAGTTGATGGCGGACAATGACACGACGATCGAAGACCCTGACGAAGTCGGGGCGTTCGAAGATTGGGTCGAGCTGTACAACCCGGGTACGTCCGCAGTGGACTTGAGCGGTTTCTACTTAACGGATGACGCGGCTGAACCAACGCAGTGGGCATTTCCGAGCGGGTCGACGATTGAAGCTGGTGGTTATTTGGTGATTTGGGCGGACGGGGACACCGACCAAGGTGACGATCACGCGTCGTTCAAGTTGTCGGCCAGTGGCGAGTCTGTTTTGCTGTACAACGTCGACGGAACAACGCTTGTCGATTCAGTGACGTTTGGTGAGCAGTCCACCGATGTTTCGTACGGCCGTTTTCCCAACGGATCATCAACATTTCTTGAATTGTCGGCTGCTACACCTGGCGCCGCAAACACCAACGATGTGATTACGACCAATAGCGAACCCACTGCCGACGCGGGTGGCCCTTACACGGGAACCGTCGGCGATTCGGTATCGCTTACCGGTGCGGCTTCGGTGGATTCCGATGGGATGATCTCGTCCTATGCTTGGGACCTCGACAACGATGGTGATTACGACGACGCCACGGGCGTGACCGCCTCATTCGATGCTTCTGTCGCTGGCACCTTCATTGTCGGACTTCAAGTGACCGACGACGGTGGCGCCACCGACACCGCCACGGCTACGATCACTGTCGAATCGTCGTCCACACCGGGGCTCGTCCTCACGCAGTCGGACGAGATGACAGTCGTCAACGAGTCGGGGCTAACCGACTCGGTCAGCGCGTCGCTTTCGAGCCAACCCGCGTCAGATGTCACGGTGACAATTACGAGTGCCAATTCCGAAGAAGTACTAGTGGATTTGGGGCAACTGGTATTCACG from Rubripirellula amarantea encodes:
- a CDS encoding CotH kinase family protein encodes the protein MPKSQSFFARTLSRIGRSQQRSRLNRRRPSRRLRTEALEARQLLAGDLFINELMADNDATIEDPDEAGAFEDWVEIYNAGTEAVDLGGMYLTDDVEAPTQWQFPAGSTVAAGGYLLIWADDESDQGDDHASFKLSSGGEIVALYDSDGTTLVDSLEFGEQATDVSFGRSPDGSETLSVLTTATPGAANSAIAESNLAPIANAGGPYTGTNAETILLSGLSSFDSDGEIATYAWDLDHDGQYDDAVGETVNFSSATVGTFVVGLQVTDDDGAINVDTAAIKVTQVGDEVSPWDSVTIDDEAAAFFDDTYVHEVYITFDDADWYDTLYTSHATDVEDPYFLADFVADGVALDSVGVRFKGNSSFEGTGVKKSIKIDFNEFEDLTFMGLKKLNLNNNFNDPTMLREKLFYDYASNFVEGVSRAVHTKVYINGEYYGLYTAVEQVDSTFTESRFGEDEDGNLYKGTASDDAVLEDPNADFGSDLTYLGTDQSEYEAFYELKTNEAANDYSDLIEFIDVLNNTSSGELADAIEPLLDVDNTLTSLALNNLFANLDSYSGAAHNYYLYDRDDTGQFTHVFWDVNESFGTFTQFVDRGQVITDLDPFWLPVATTMGPPGTATESESRPLAENLWAVDEYSTEYLRDLAEMLREGFDVESVTARINELADLIRADVTADPNKQFTTAQFEQNLTTNVTSGNRTIYGLSSFISSRSTYLSSVLDSYASQSDLALNELMSVNVQTVQDEAGDFDPWVEIYNNGPGTVSLAGLYLTDTTAELSKWAIPTDSLSDGDYLTLWLDGEVSEGSNHANFELETSGGELYLTDGTSVIDTVTYAALEGDSSFARVPDGVGELEVTNRPTPGSENAASAVSVESVVVYINELMADNDTTIEDPDEVGAFEDWVELYNPGTSAVDLSGFYLTDDAAEPTQWAFPSGSTIEAGGYLVIWADGDTDQGDDHASFKLSASGESVLLYNVDGTTLVDSVTFGEQSTDVSYGRFPNGSSTFLELSAATPGAANTNDVITTNSEPTADAGGPYTGTVGDSVSLTGAASVDSDGMISSYAWDLDNDGDYDDATGVTASFDASVAGTFIVGLQVTDDGGATDTATATITVESSSTPGLVLTQSDEMTVVNESGLTDSVSASLSSQPASDVTVTITSANSEEVLVDLGQLVFTPDNWDVVQTVVFSSADDGVIDGSQTTIVTFSVSSDDVDYATLADTEVSVVSHDLVTAIPPTRIYTPDYVVRPHVIVGDSIPTAILFQAVADAEISVVSVGTVTVGQSIRIVNESVEPIDFFDEGVSTAVVTAGQFYAIIFEAHTETQTYSVESTAGTDAFTPSSPRNFLQPTDTNGDSVTSALDALIVINQLSRIQTGEGEVTENLFMYDVSGDGNTTALDALQVVNEISRQNAEASEGERSPVSDAVVAPLNETLIETVSAPLSAPLSSDQDDEDDFTSDFFDPSTIEEQATLELVAFDSQAQAVAEFAYECDADVSEEDFDLLAEDLHQALASAGQLDASFNAS